AATTGTACATACGGCCAAGCATGCTTGTACGAAAATATtgattcatatatatttatttagcatTAAATTACGCGCGTACCCACTTTTAGGTAGGGAAAATACCACACTCGTAGTGCAATTACATGACTGATTATATGGACATTAGCTGGTATTAATTTGTCGTTATTTAACTATTACTGTTTTCTCTATATAAAATACACCGAAACTTATCCAAACAAAACAACGCCATATTATGTTTTGTTTAGGCCGAGCCGCGTGACGTTTGTTGTGCTGTGCGTTTCGAGCGAGTCTTTACTTGTCGAATGTCGGATACTCCCACTTTTGCAGACATCGAATGGTCCTAATTGCCTTCTACTAGAATTGGAAGCATCCGGAATCCGATCACCAACTTCAGTCATGGACACTCCTTCCAAATCCACAGGTGACTCAATCAAAACACTCCCCAGTTTCTGTCATAACATGTCACCTACTATCTGTATAAATATCTTTCGACTCGTATATGTGGTCGACCATAATATTGTGGAGATTTTTTTGTGATTACTCATATTTAGTGTTTCTTCGAATAATATAGGTCAATACGCATTTATGCTACTGACCTTATTTCGTCAAATATACACTGCATAATATAATTACACATAAAAGTACTTTGGTTGGCAAGAATTCAGTATACAAcatcggtaaacggactatttcgcatATTGTGATAGCGCAAATGATAATTGTTTccatgaaaatcacgaatacgaaATATCTGGAACTCGAATTCTAGTTAGTATGATAATTCGCGTGGGTGACTCGCGATGAATggaatttttgggtgccagactTTGGTGACGTGCGTGAGATTGGTTTTggtggaataatcaccgaaccacgaCATCAGTAACAAACTTGTATAAAACATAATGCTAATACTATCTATTTTTGCAAAGCTTTTTCGTTTCTGACCAGATAAACCTAAGTACTTGTACATTAAGTCCACTAAGTATTTAATAACAGTATCAgaagtcaatatatgtatttcatattgaGAAATATGATAAGATACGAATTTAATTGTAAGACGGGTTATATTGgtatagtaattaattaaattttaatatatttcaggCGCTTTAGAATGTGCGGTGTGTCTTCAACCATGCATACATCCAGCTCAACTCCCCTGTGGACACATTTTCTGCTTTCTTTGCGTAAAGGTAGTAATATTTGTgctttactatatatgtatattagaaatgtgtgtatgtattatatattaaattatttttaataatatcactgTATAACAGGGAGTCGCCAATCAAAGTAAACGATGTGCTATGTGCAGACAAGAAATTCCTTGCGATTATTTAGAAAATCCTTCACTCGTAAACCCGTCTGTAGAAGGGGGTATAGTGACAGAACAGGAAGTCACTGACAATGAATATCAATGGTTCTACGAAGGAAGAAATggtaaattatttcaaaattaagttaaaatttGATTAGTATAAAACTCTCATCTTATTCTTATCCCCGTGCAGGTTGGTGGAAGTATGATGTTAGAACAAACAAAGAATTGGATTTAGCTTTCCAGCGTGGCGTACGTTGTTGCGAACTGTTAATCGCCGGATTTTTATACATCATCGATTTCGATTCAATGCTCCAGTTGAGGAGAAACGATCCATCTCGCAGAAGACGAATAAAACGCGACGTTATCTCTATACCTGTCAAAGGGGTCGCCGGCATCAAATTCAAGAATGAACATCTGGAGACCCGCGTGAAAACTCCTGAAATGGAGCCCATCGATGAAGTCACTCTCGTGCCACCTTCAAATACTCCGGCAAGTGTGGCTCACAGTGGAGAAGCCACTCCGAACAATATGGAATCTATCGACAGACATGATCAGATGCGATCTCTCAGTCTCGACACTGTGATGGGTCTCATAGCTGAAGGTATGAACATCAATGACAACAATGATGATTTGGATATTGCTAGTGATGTGAACATCGAGGAAGATAAGGTTTTGTAAAGATTTTGTGATTGTTTTATAGTTACAGAGAGATTtgttactattaatttagtacTCAAAAGATTGTAATATGTTTCGaatcttatatttttataattatatttaaaagtgatattatgtattattaatattttattttgtaggtCATTCATAAATACCTACTGTGTATTACATTTGTAGATTTATTCTTATCTATTaacttctaaaaaaaaatatcgagtaATTTATCGCATTTTAAATGTGTAGTCTTAATACGAATATTTCTTGAATTACTTGATTAGCCTCTTTATGTAGTtgaatgacaatttttttagaTTCATTAATCTCTTTCAAGTTTCAAGTTAATGAAATAACTCAGTTTTGAAATATTGTGATATTTACAGTATAATTCATGGAATATGGTAGAGCTTCTTTAAATGTAATGAGATTAAAATATATCGAACAATTACGGAAGCAGTCTCCTGAAGTTTGCTTAATTCGAAATGGACAGTATGATAAAtgtgattttgaaaaaaatacttatttcaatgtaatctctaaaaaaatatattgaagattgtatatatttaatgtactacttaaattaataaatatattgatcaataatttttttatttattcttataaaaaccatttaattaaatttcacagCTACCCGACTTAATCACTCAAATGAGGATAAGATAAATAACAGTGATGATAGATATGGAGAGATGTTTCTGTAAGTCTGTGATTCCCAGGATTCTGCGAGAATTTGTAAAACTCACCTTACTCTTTACCTATGTATTAATAAACACGTCTAGTTTCCCCAAGATtttactaaatatgtatatcagagattccttcaaaaaaaaatattgttggaAATCACTACACATTGCACAATATGCGTAgactatttaattaattatatacaccATATTTGAGATTTAAGCTCATTCTTAAAgtaacgtcaccgtgtaatgaTTCTTAACATTCCCCTGACGTTTTAAGTCCAATTCGAATATGTTTTTAAGCGAGGTAcagacgaaaaaattcaagGCTTTTTTTCAGAGCTGCCTAAAAATCATTTCACTATCATTGCTACTGCCAGCGAGCAAAAATGTAATACAACGTAGTAATGAACTAATTTTAATATGCAGCATAGTATAGCagctctaatataatataatacctagGGTAAACGGATtgtttcgcacattgcgatcttTGATGCTCGAGTTCTCACTAGTTCGAGAGTTCGCATACGTTCGATAGATTTTTCGGGTGTCAGATATTCCGTGGTCGAGATTTTAGtaacttgcgcgagatcgctttatacggaataatcaccgaaccaatacTTACATAGAACGTACTTAGAACGGGTGAACGTCACCGcaccaaatgttaaaaaatcgaaaatgttcgtttaccatgcatacatattaaaaacggttagtatatatatatatatcagtggcgtgcggtaaaactctctctccccccgtcgtacatcctcactaaatttgcgcgagcaggatacaagaggaacaggattttcctcccgtatcctgcgcgcgcacattaaacaaggctgtatgacaaaaagagagatacaTTAACCGTAtcccactgatatatattatatatacatagtaccgtttaccatgcacccttttgttacctttcgacttaagatcttttgattttcgatctttgccttccgatatttgctttttcgaacTTTTGACTTTCgatgccgtgaggtagacccacctAGAACATGTCAGGAATAGGTAAATAAATGGGTAATTGGATTaatagtcacattgcggtggtcacaaagaca
This Arctopsyche grandis isolate Sample6627 chromosome 7, ASM5162203v2, whole genome shotgun sequence DNA region includes the following protein-coding sequences:
- the LOC143914403 gene encoding E3 ubiquitin-protein ligase rnf146-like, with protein sequence MTDYMDISWPSRVTFVVLCVSSESLLVECRILPLLQTSNGPNCLLLELEASGIRSPTSVMDTPSKSTGALECAVCLQPCIHPAQLPCGHIFCFLCVKGVANQSKRCAMCRQEIPCDYLENPSLVNPSVEGGIVTEQEVTDNEYQWFYEGRNGWWKYDVRTNKELDLAFQRGVRCCELLIAGFLYIIDFDSMLQLRRNDPSRRRRIKRDVISIPVKGVAGIKFKNEHLETRVKTPEMEPIDEVTLVPPSNTPASVAHSGEATPNNMESIDRHDQMRSLSLDTVMGLIAEGMNINDNNDDLDIASDVNIEEDKYNSWNMVELL